A stretch of DNA from Roseovarius sp. M141:
ACTTCGATCTGGTCCTGATTGATCTGGATTTGCCCGATATTCGGGGCGAGGAAGTGGCTGCGCGGATTGGTGCGAGGATGGACGCGCCGGTGCTGGTCGCACTGACCGCGCATCTGATTGATGATACGGAAGAGAGCCGCAAGCGCCTGGGCGTGGCGCGGATCCTGGCAAAACCGATTTCTCCGCGTGCCCTGGCTGAAGTGCTGGAGCTGCCGGTCGAGGTCGAGGAGCCGCAAGAGCAAATGACAGTCTTGCAAAGCCTGCGCGAAGACGTCGCCGATCTTGGGGTGGAGACGACGGAATTGATCGTGACGGAATTTCTGGCCGGTCTTTCAGGCGGGGTAAGCGCAGTTTGCACCTCGACGGCCGAACATCAGCGAAAGGCAGCGCACAAGCTCAAGGGAGCCGCGTCAAATTTTCGGCTGGACCGGTTTTGCGCGGTATTGGCCGAGGTCGAGGCAGCGCCGGATGGGGCGGATGCAGCATTGCTCCTTCGAGTCGAGCAATGCGCGCAGGATGCGGCGAAAATCGTCAAATCGGCGGCGATCGAGGCCGGGCTTCAGATCGACGTCGGATCGACAAAGCGATAACCCAGACCGTGTTCTGTCAGGATCCAATCGGGATTCGCCGGATCTAATTCCAGCTTTTTGCGCAACCGTCCCACGACCACGTCGATCATCCTGTTGTTCGGTTGCAACGCGCCACGGCCGATCATCTCGGACAGGCGCGTCCGGCTGAGGATCTGGCCGGGGTGATCCGTCAGCGCCGCCATTACATCGAACTCCTGTCGGGTGAGAGTTTCCACCCGCGCAGCTGATATCAACCGGTGCCTGATCCTGTCAAAGCACCACGGTCCGAAATTCTCTACCGCTGGTGGCCCCTTCGGAGCCTGACCGATATCGTCGATACGGGCCAGCAGGTTCTTGACCCTCACGGCCAGTTCGCGCTTGTCGAACGGTTTGGTCACGTAATCGTCTGCACCCATCTCCAATCCAACGATACGATCCACCTGATCGTCGCGCGCCGTCAACAGGATAATCCCGACACGCGAAGCCGCGCGCTGTTCACGGGTGATTGTCAGCCCGTCCTTGCCTTCAAGATTGATGTCGACGAGCAGCAGTTCCGGAGGATCAATGTCGATGACTCCCTGCATCTCCAGAGCGTTTTCCGCCTCTGTCACGCGATAGCCCTGTTCGCGTAGATATGCAGCCAGCCGCATACGGCTGGTGCGATCATCTTCGACAATGACGATGTGCTGGGACATCTGTATTTGTTACATTCCTTTACATCTTCGAACAATAGTCTTTGTTTCAGATCAACCAGTCGAACGCGGGGACGGCTAGAGTGAAAGTAACTTTTTTTGTCAGGAGATAGCGATGCCCTTTGAGAACCCGACCCGCCGAGGATTTTTGCAGGGCGGTGCTGCCGTATTTGGCGCAACCAGCCTGATGGGCAGCACTGCGATGGCTGCTCTCGATCCAAACTCGTTCGCGGCAGGGCGTGTGTTCCACGCCAGCCACTTCGGCCCGTTCGAGGCTGTGGTTCGGGATGGCAAGCTGATCAATATCAGCGCAGTCCAGGAACTTGACGCACAGCCGACCGAGATGCTGATGTATGGTGTCAAGGATCGCACATACGACAAGTCGCGCATTGACTATCCGATGGTGCGCAAGTCCTATCTGGAAAACTGGGAAAGCGGAGATACCAAGCCGGAACTTCGTGGCAAGGAGCCGTATGTCCGGGTGGACTGGGATACGGCCTTCAGCCTGACCGCTAAGGCACTGCTGGATACGGCCACGGATCACGGCAACGAGGCGATCTTCAGTTCGTCATATGGCGGCTGGGCCAATGCGGGCAACTTCCGCCCTAACGTGATGCAGGGGCGTCTCATGAACCTCATCGGTGGTTGCACCAACACGCAGGGCGACTGGTCGGCGGGTGCGTCGCAGATCTGCCTGCCGCGGGTCATCGGCGATATGGAGGTCTATTCCGCCCAGACCGCGTGGGAGGTGATCCGCGACCATACCGAGGTGTTCGTGCTGGTCGGGTGCGACCCGATCAAAAACAACCGCATCGAATATACTGTGGCCGACCACCAGATGTATGGCCCTTGGGCGCAGATCCGCGACAATGGCACCAAGTTCATCTCGATCAACCCGCAGCGCACACCATCTGACGAATACCTGAATGCCGACTGGGTCAGCATCGTGCCGAATACCGATGTGGCGCTTTTCAACGCCATGGCCTTCCACGTTCTTGATAAAGGGCTGGAGGACCGCGAATATCTGGCGAAATATACCGTCGGTTCCGAGCAGTGGATCGATTACGTTCAGGGCAAGACCGACGAAACGCCGAAAACCCCGGAATGGGCAGAGAAAATTACTGGCATTCCTGCGGACAAGATCCGCGAACTGGCCGAACTGATGGCCACCAAGAAGACAGAAATTGCCGGAGCTTGGTCGCTCCAGCGTGCCCAGCACGGCGAAATGACTCACTGGGCCATCGTCAACTTCTCCGCGCTGTGCGGTCATATCGGCACGCCGGGCGGCGGCGTCGGGTTCTCGTGGCACTATGGTTGCGGCGGCATGCCGCAATCAGGCCAGTCCACGCCGACCGGCCTCAGCCAGGGGCGTAACTGGGTCAAGGGTATCTGCCCCGCCAGCCGCATCACCGAGATGCTGGAAAACCCCGGCGA
This window harbors:
- a CDS encoding response regulator, with amino-acid sequence MSQHIVIVEDDRTSRMRLAAYLREQGYRVTEAENALEMQGVIDIDPPELLLVDINLEGKDGLTITREQRAASRVGIILLTARDDQVDRIVGLEMGADDYVTKPFDKRELAVRVKNLLARIDDIGQAPKGPPAVENFGPWCFDRIRHRLISAARVETLTRQEFDVMAALTDHPGQILSRTRLSEMIGRGALQPNNRMIDVVVGRLRKKLELDPANPDWILTEHGLGYRFVDPTSI